From the Carassius carassius chromosome 45, fCarCar2.1, whole genome shotgun sequence genome, one window contains:
- the dhx29 gene encoding ATP-dependent RNA helicase DHX29, whose translation MGGKKKKSAAVNVSSTSAAAESTGRKQLQKPNNDKSAPKENKPRAPKTYSLITNAQTDTSLSDKSILKVVIQSELEKKVIKLINEYRQEHADKGPISGRLTSKKLLDLYTALQMFRFKAEHIEEAMKSSVLYGGDLTSALDWLCLNLRDDELPEGFSQKMQEEKQKGRPKFQAPTEDKKQTVTKKEASEEEDEPKAKSSVKDNGDSMKEWILRYAEQSEDQSSEEDENRDSRVFNPELEEEFDPNDRYLRLSAQLYDAKEMAAESKAKKEKAGQRTAQDRIRVIQQEMKPLESHPMFNSAIKVKDTPKEEKKPVTLTEGKEDLNFNLFEQADPPPAEKAEKKKKEPKDIRNFDYTSRSWTGKSPKQFLIDWCRKNLPKSPQPSFQKVAVGRYWKCKVRIQRPNDVLEVCPTVLTEDGMQAQHLGATLALYNLVKGQSVHQLLPPTYRDVWLEWRDSEQKEEEQTRSAINKPRDQFIARLLARLKQQHTLQPEAEPQERLQDAEAEDSWENLDTQEDHEPQRGGGLEAEETSRRLLLKLRSSALARRLLSEREQLPVFQHRQQVLEALRRHRVLVIAGETGSGKSTQIPQFILEELLANGEAAQPCNVVVTQPRRISAMSLASRVSQELGSEDGPGAKSSLCGYQIRMENRSGDATRLLYCTTGVLLRKLQQDRLLSSLTHIIVDEVHERSVQSDFLLTILKEVVHKRSDLRLILMSATVDCQKFANYFNRCPVVTIPGRTFPVEVFHLEDIVEETGYVLEQDSEYSQKFVEEEEEVSINITQKGGKTLQHQELIVRDSGPGWDLSPELDHFSKRTRHVLQYMNPNKINMDLILDLLEYLDTSPQFRDVDGAVLIFLPGLAHIQQLYDLLTTDKRFSSKDRFKLVALHSTLSSQDQSSAFTVPPPGVRKIVLSTNIAETGVTIPDVVFVIDTGKTKENRYHESSQMSSLVETFVSKASALQRQGRAGRVRGGFCFRLYPKFRFESFIDYSIPEILRVPLEELCLHIMKCEYGSPEDFLCRALDVPQQQAVCNAVSLLRKIGACQQDSYALTPLGHHLAALPVNVKIGKMLIFGAIFSCLEPIATIAAAMSEKSPFVTPMNRKEEANLAKSALAVANSDHMTIYSAYLGWKSSRSEGTRAEMAFCRRHFLSRTALMTIEDVKQELIRMVEQAGFVASKPSRTPRSQPSAEPKALGSLSPQDLSVLKAVLTAGLYDSVGRILCTPSLDVQERVVCVAETAQGKAHVHPSSVNRFLQTHGWLLFQEKVKYTKVFLRDTTLISPLSMLLFGGDIDVQHRERLISLDGWICFQAPVRIGVIFKHLRKLIDSLLERKLANPKMNLEDEKTIQIITELIKSENML comes from the exons ATGGGCGGGAAGAAGAAGAAGTCAGCTGCTGTGAATGTGAGCTCGACCAGTGCAGCAGCTGAATCCACCGGCAGAAAACagctacagaaaccaaataatgacAAATCAGCCCCGAAGGAAAACAAACCCAGAG cTCCCAAAACATATAGTCTTATCACCAATGCACAGACTGACACTAGTTTGTCTGATAAATCAATACTGAAG GTTGTTATCCAATCAGAACTGGAGAAGAAGGTGATCAAGTTGATTAATGAATACAGACAAGAACATGCTGATAAAGGACCTATATCTGGGAGACTCACCTCCAAGAAGTTGCTG gaTCTGTACACAGCTCTGCAGATGTTCCGGTTTAAGGCCGAGCACATCGAGGAAGCCATGAAGAGCAGTGTGCTGTACGGAGGAGACCTGACCTCAGCGCTCGACTGGCTCTGTCTGAATCTCAGAGACG ATGAGCTACCAGAGGGATTCAGCCAAAAGATGCAGGAGGAGAAACAAAAGGGTCGACCCAAGTTCCAGGCTCCTACAGAGGACAAGAAACAAACTGTGACTAAGAAAGAAGCGTCTGAAGAGGAGGACGAACCAAAGGCTAAG AGTTCTGTAAAAGACAACGGTGACAGTATGAAGGAGTGGATACTGCGCTACGCTGAACAGTCTGAAGATCAGAGCAGTGAAGAAGATGAAAACAGGGACTCACGTGTGTTTAACCCAGAGCTGGAGGAGGAGTTTGATCCT AATGACAGATACCTGCGGCTGAGCGCTCAGCTGTATGATGCGAAGGAGATGGCTGCTGAATCTAAAGCCAAGAAAGAAAAAGCAGGGCAGAGGACAGCGCAGGATCGCATCAGAGTCATTCAGCAAG AAATGAAGCCTTTGGAAAGTCATCCGATGTTTAACTCGGCTATCAAAGTTAAAGACACTCCTAAAGAGGAAAAGAAGCCAGTTACACTCACTGAAGGCAAGGAGGACCTCAACTTCAACCTTTTCGAGCAAGCAGACCCCCCGCCAGCAGAAAAAG ctgagaaaaagaagaaagaaccAAAAGACATTCGTAACTTTGATTACACATCAAGGAGCTGGACTGGCAAGTCACCAAAACAGTTTCTGATTGATTGGTGCAGAAAGAACCTCCCGAAGAGCCCTCAGCCATCCTTCCAGAAAGTTGCAGTCGGCAGATACTGGAAATGCAA AGTTCGTATCCAGAGGCCTAATGATGTTTTGGAGGTTTGTCCCACTGTTCTGACTGAGGATGGCATGCAGGCCCAGCACTTAGGAGCCACGCTTGCTCTTTATAACCTAGTCAAAGGACAG TCGGTGCATCAGCTTCTGCCGCCCACCTACCGTGACGTGTGGCTTGAATGGCGAGACAGCGAACAAAAAGAAGAAGAGCAAACCCGCTCCGCCATCAACAAACCACGCGACCAGTTCATCGCACGTCTGCTCGCCCGCCTCAAACAGCAACACACCCTTCAACCGGAGGCCGAGCCGCAGGAACGTCTTCAGGACGCCGAAGCGGAGGACTCCTGGGAGAACCTGGACACACAGGAGGACCACGAGCCCCAGCGCGGAGGAGGCCTGGAGGCGGAGGAGACGTCCCGGAGGCTGCTCCTCAAACTGCGGAGCTCGGCTCTGGCTCGCAGGCTGCTGTCAGAGAGGGAGCAGCTGCCGGTCTTCCAGCACCGTCAGCAGGTGCTCGAGGCTCTGCGGCGCCACCGTGTGCTGGTGATCGCTGGGGAGACGGGAAGCGGGAAGAGCACACAGATTCCTCAGTTCATCCTGGAGGAGCTCCTGGCTAACGGGGAGGCCGCGCAGCCTTGCAATGTGGTGGTGACGCAGCCCAGGAGGATTTCAGCCATGAGTCTGGCCAGCAGGGTGTCACAGGAGCTGGGGAGCGAGGACGGACCGGGAGCCAAG AGCTCACTGTGTGGATACCAAATCCGAATGGAGAACCGCTCAGGGGACGCCACACGACTGCTGTACTGCACCACAGGAGTCCTGCTGCGCAAACTACAGCAGGACCGGCTCCTCAGCTCCCTCACACACATCATCGTGGACGAG GTTCATGAGCGGAGCGTCCAGTCAGACTTCCTCCTCACCATACTAAAAGAAGTGGTTCATAAGCGCTCAGATCTGCGGTTGATCTTGATGAGCGCTACAGTCGACTGTCAAAAGTTTGCCAACTACTTCAACCGCTGTCCTGTGGTCACCATACCTGGCAGAACCTTCCCTGTGGAG GTGTTTCATCTGGAGGATATCGTGGAGGAGACCGGTTACGTTCTGGAGCAGGACTCGGAGTACAGTCAGAAGTttgtggaggaggaagaggaagtcaGCATCAACATCACACAGAAAGGAGGAAAGACTCTTCAGCACCAG GAGCTGATCGTGAGGGACTCTGGCCCAGGCTGGGATCTGAGCCCTGAGCTGGATCACTTCAGCAAGCGCACGAGACATGTCCTGCAGTATATGAATCCCAATAAGATCAATATGGATCTGATATTAGACCTACTGGAATACCTGG ATACATCGCCTCAGTTTCGTGATGTGGACGGTGCGGTTCTGATCTTCCTCCCAGGCCTGGCTCATATTCAACAGCTGTATGATCTACTGACCACCGACAAGAGGTTCAGCTCCAAGGacag ATTCAAGCTGGTTGCCCTCCACTCCACACTGTCCTCTCAGGACCAGTCTTCTGCATTTACAGTGCCCCCTCCTGGAGTCAGAAAG ATCGTTCTGTCCACTAACATCGCTGAGACTGGTGTCACCATTCCTGACGTGGTCTTCGTCATCGACACAGGAAAAACTAAAGAgaatcg GTATCATGAAAGCAGTCAGATGAGCTCTCTGGTGGAGACGTTTGTGAGTAAAGCCAGCGCTCTGCAGAGGCAGGGGAGGGCAGGACGTGTCCGAGGGGGCTTCTGTTTCCGCCTTTACCCCAAATTCAG ATTTGAGAGCTTCATTGACTACTCCATTCCTGAGATTCTCCGAGTGCCTTTGGAGGAGCTTTGCCTTCATATTAT GAAGTGTGAATATGGTTCTCCAGAGGATTTCCTGTGTCGAGCTCTCGATGTGCCTCAGCAGCAGGCCGTGTGTAACGCTGTCAGTCTGCTGAGGAAGATCGGCGCCTGTCAGCAAGATAGCTACGCCCTCACACCACTCGGACATCACTTGGCCGCCCTTCCTGTCAACGTCAAGATCGGCAAAATGCTCATCTTTGGTGCCATCTTTAGCTGCCTTGAACCCATT GCCACCATCGCAGCGGCCATGTCTGAGAAGTCCCCCTTTGTGACTCCTATGAACAGGAAGGAGGAGGCCAATCTGGCTAAATCTGCTCTAGCAGTCGCCAACTCAGATCACATGACCATCTACAGCGCTTACCTCGG GTGGAAGAGCTCTCGGAGCGAGGGAACGCGTGCTGAGATGGCTTTCTGCCGGAGACACTTCCTGAGCCGCACCGCTCTCATGACCATAGAG gatgtgaagcaggagctCATCAGGATGGTGGAGCAGGCCGGTTTCGTTGCCTCCAAGCCCAGCCGAACTCCTCGCTCTCAGCCCAGCGCTGAACCCAAAGCCCTTGGCTCGCTCTCGCCTCAGGACCTCTCTGTCCTCAAAGCCGTATTGACTGCGGGTCTGTATGACAGCGTGGGCCGGATCCTCTGCACCCCCTCTCTGGACGTTCAGGAGCGGGTGGTGTGTGTGGCTGAGACGGCTCAGGGAAAGGCCCACGTTCACCCCTCCTCAGTCAACCGCTTCCTACAGACCCACGGTTGGCTGCTTTTCCAGGAAAAG GTGAAGTACACTAAGGTGTTTCTAAGAGACACTACGTTGATCTCTCCTTTATCAATGCTGCTGTTTGGAGGTGATATTGACGTGCAGCACAGGGAGAGACTCATCTCTCTGGATGGATGGATCTGTTTCCAG GCTCCGGTCAGAATTGGCGTGATCTTCAAACACCTTCGCAAACTGATCGACTCCCTCCTGGAGAGGAAACTGGCCAACCCCAAAATGAATTTGGAAG atgaGAAAACCATTCAAATCATCACAGAACTGATCAAGTCAGAAAACATGCTCTGA
- the mcidas gene encoding multicilin isoform X2, whose product MQSCCYPQLPYLTERAALSANQSSAEDLLDFDTDECQSTDTHLRTNEDHTELNRQLHATLRRKQEEISALKETNAQLRNLAKQSENYATIIDALTSSFQRDSVSHCTPVRPTEDHSSEHSWISLLTEEEPSDPLSLAFTNSSTTDKQSPTSGVKRQLWSSWNDLLCEDVEDNILNCPSSSKQPRLENELVQVDLEHLKAQLDQDEQAPQQLREDSGLTQNQILEMSSGGLIAQKVNIFGVFHGLRVVTQTPSVISDLNMSGDDGKVCFKTAIRDHSTVKTKVYPNGKAFTSHTPSGSCRFLWVPNGH is encoded by the exons ATGCAGAGCTGCTGCTATCCTCAGCTGCCTTATCTCACG GAGCGTGCAGCGCTATCAGCCAACCAATCATCTGCTGAAGATCTGCTGGACTTTGACACAG ATGAGTGTCAGTCCACTGATACACATTTAAGGACAAATGAAGACCACACAGAGCTGAATAGACAG CTTCATGCCACACTCAGGAGAAAGCAAGAGGAAATATCTGCCCTGAAGGAGACAAATGCCCAGCTGAGAAATCTGGCTAAACAGAGTGAAAATTATGCCACAATAATAGAT GCCCTGACATCATCATTCCAGAGAGACTCAGTATCACACTGCACTCCTGTGAGGCCAACAGAGGATCATTCTTCTGAACACTCCTGGATCTCTCTGCTGACAGAAGAAGAGCCATCAGATCCATTATCCTTAGCTTTCACTAACTCCAGCACCACTGACAAACAGAGCCCAACATCAGGGGTCAAGAGGCAGCTGTGGTCCAGCTGGAATGACCTTCTCTGCGAAGATGTTGAAGACAACATCTTGAACTGTCCGTCCAGTTCCAAGCAGCCCAGGCTTGAAAATGAACTTGTACAAGTAGACTTGGAGCATCTGAAGGCCCAGCTGGACCAGGATGAACAGGCTCCACAGCAACTAAGAGAAGATTCAGGCCTGACCCAGAATCAAATCCTTGAGATGTCCTCCGGAGGCTTGATCGCTCAAAAGGTGAACATATTTGGGGTCTTCCATGGGCTTCGAGTGGTTACACAAACCCCATCTGTCATATCTGATCTTAACATGAGTGGAGATGATGGAAAAGTGTGCTTTAAGACTGCAATCAGGGACCACAGTACAGTAAAGACCAAGGTTTACCCAAATGGAAAGGCTTTCACTTCTCACACACCAAGTGGATCTTGTAGGTTCCTTTGGGTTCCTAATGGGCATTGA
- the mcidas gene encoding multicilin isoform X1 yields MQSCCYPQLPYLTQERAALSANQSSAEDLLDFDTDECQSTDTHLRTNEDHTELNRQLHATLRRKQEEISALKETNAQLRNLAKQSENYATIIDALTSSFQRDSVSHCTPVRPTEDHSSEHSWISLLTEEEPSDPLSLAFTNSSTTDKQSPTSGVKRQLWSSWNDLLCEDVEDNILNCPSSSKQPRLENELVQVDLEHLKAQLDQDEQAPQQLREDSGLTQNQILEMSSGGLIAQKVNIFGVFHGLRVVTQTPSVISDLNMSGDDGKVCFKTAIRDHSTVKTKVYPNGKAFTSHTPSGSCRFLWVPNGH; encoded by the exons ATGCAGAGCTGCTGCTATCCTCAGCTGCCTTATCTCACG CAGGAGCGTGCAGCGCTATCAGCCAACCAATCATCTGCTGAAGATCTGCTGGACTTTGACACAG ATGAGTGTCAGTCCACTGATACACATTTAAGGACAAATGAAGACCACACAGAGCTGAATAGACAG CTTCATGCCACACTCAGGAGAAAGCAAGAGGAAATATCTGCCCTGAAGGAGACAAATGCCCAGCTGAGAAATCTGGCTAAACAGAGTGAAAATTATGCCACAATAATAGAT GCCCTGACATCATCATTCCAGAGAGACTCAGTATCACACTGCACTCCTGTGAGGCCAACAGAGGATCATTCTTCTGAACACTCCTGGATCTCTCTGCTGACAGAAGAAGAGCCATCAGATCCATTATCCTTAGCTTTCACTAACTCCAGCACCACTGACAAACAGAGCCCAACATCAGGGGTCAAGAGGCAGCTGTGGTCCAGCTGGAATGACCTTCTCTGCGAAGATGTTGAAGACAACATCTTGAACTGTCCGTCCAGTTCCAAGCAGCCCAGGCTTGAAAATGAACTTGTACAAGTAGACTTGGAGCATCTGAAGGCCCAGCTGGACCAGGATGAACAGGCTCCACAGCAACTAAGAGAAGATTCAGGCCTGACCCAGAATCAAATCCTTGAGATGTCCTCCGGAGGCTTGATCGCTCAAAAGGTGAACATATTTGGGGTCTTCCATGGGCTTCGAGTGGTTACACAAACCCCATCTGTCATATCTGATCTTAACATGAGTGGAGATGATGGAAAAGTGTGCTTTAAGACTGCAATCAGGGACCACAGTACAGTAAAGACCAAGGTTTACCCAAATGGAAAGGCTTTCACTTCTCACACACCAAGTGGATCTTGTAGGTTCCTTTGGGTTCCTAATGGGCATTGA